In Reinekea thalattae, a genomic segment contains:
- a CDS encoding M48 family metallopeptidase, producing MKVKLFCLFCVAVISGCATSPTGQKQLLFYDRSSMAAKGEQSFEELKQNLEVSRNEAINAYAQCISQAIVSVVPEEYGYAPEEWEVVVFDSEAVNAFALPGAKIGIYTGLIELADNADQLAAVVGHEVGHVLANHSNARLSSQQMTALGLMVAGLALAENENQQAWVAGLGITSQVLLILPYGRSHESEADLIGQELMADAGFDPRQAAQLWVRMSENASSSTPELLSTHPSHDTRISDLQAAQDEYYSRYLQVVEAGQRPNCVKP from the coding sequence ATGAAGGTAAAACTGTTCTGCTTATTCTGTGTTGCAGTCATTTCAGGTTGCGCGACTTCGCCGACAGGGCAAAAGCAATTGCTGTTCTATGATCGATCCAGCATGGCTGCCAAAGGTGAACAATCCTTTGAAGAGCTTAAGCAAAACCTTGAGGTAAGTCGTAACGAAGCTATCAATGCCTATGCTCAGTGCATATCACAAGCCATTGTTTCGGTCGTGCCAGAAGAGTATGGCTATGCGCCTGAAGAATGGGAAGTGGTGGTTTTTGACAGTGAAGCGGTTAATGCCTTTGCCTTGCCGGGTGCAAAAATTGGTATCTACACCGGGCTTATTGAGTTGGCGGATAATGCCGATCAGCTGGCGGCGGTTGTTGGTCACGAGGTTGGGCATGTATTGGCAAATCATTCCAATGCTCGGCTGAGCTCACAACAAATGACTGCGCTAGGTTTAATGGTGGCGGGCTTGGCGCTGGCTGAGAACGAGAACCAGCAGGCTTGGGTGGCAGGCTTGGGTATCACCAGTCAGGTGTTATTGATTTTACCCTACGGTCGTAGTCATGAGTCTGAAGCCGACTTGATTGGCCAAGAGCTGATGGCCGACGCCGGTTTCGATCCTCGGCAGGCGGCTCAGCTTTGGGTTCGTATGAGCGAAAACGCCAGCAGCTCGACACCTGAATTGTTGTCTACGCACCCATCGCACGATACTCGCATCAGCGATTTACAGGCAGCACAAGACGAATATTATTCGCGTTATTTGCAAGTGGTTGAAGCAGGTCAGCGACCTAACTGCGTCAAGCCCTAA
- a CDS encoding EscU/YscU/HrcU family type III secretion system export apparatus switch protein has product MTDVSKAATLKYRDRKTPIVSAVGENQQAEAILALAKEHQVPVYEDPELVNLLCQIDVGRAVPAELFEWVASAIAFSFFARNEVPEGFSPTATKTAYDRVKKTYTDNQQP; this is encoded by the coding sequence ATGACCGATGTCAGCAAGGCAGCAACGCTAAAATATCGAGATCGAAAAACACCGATTGTTTCGGCCGTCGGTGAAAACCAACAAGCCGAAGCTATTCTAGCCTTAGCCAAAGAGCATCAGGTGCCAGTTTATGAAGACCCAGAACTGGTTAACCTACTGTGCCAAATCGATGTCGGTAGAGCAGTGCCTGCCGAGCTGTTTGAATGGGTGGCCAGCGCAATCGCCTTTTCTTTTTTTGCTCGTAATGAAGTGCCAGAAGGCTTTTCACCAACGGCGACAAAAACCGCCTACGATCGTGTTAAAAAAACCTACACAGACAACCAGCAGCCCTAA
- the lnt gene encoding apolipoprotein N-acyltransferase: MTLKKSLPFAALLFGLLPPLALAPFNYWPLMVVGIAGAIWLSYSARSTKQALWLGWLFGVSFFGVGVSWVYGSMQTVDTPVLLAILLTLIFCCSLALFFAFQFWFFNRFLKNLPWALSLIAPLWWLINEWLREWVLTGLPWLYAGYAALPLAMSQLAAVIGVYGLGLVFAFCASWLVLAVRRFRSGDNPIASKPLIAALLLFVITNLLGALLPATLWTKDDQVLKVAAIQSNIDQKTKWSNSQQADTLKFYAEALTHTERVDLMLWPEAAMTRLEQDIFSFITSIDSYAELQDTALLLGIVSTDGEHYFNSLKAYGRADGEYLKQHLVPFGEYVPLERYLRGLIQFFDLPMSTMQPALTTQTPILAESRNGPYFIAPVICYEAAYPNLVRKLAKDANIISVVSNDAWFGDSIGPHQHLQITQMRAIENARPMVRATQNGISAIIDANGNILSRSAQFVEATLTGEITLQQGKTPFQHYSTHSLPILAMMILVLIYFRHSTPVQRLAALSLQLVQRFKR; the protein is encoded by the coding sequence ATGACGTTAAAAAAATCCCTACCCTTTGCTGCACTTCTTTTTGGTTTATTACCGCCATTGGCACTTGCGCCTTTCAACTATTGGCCATTGATGGTGGTCGGCATTGCTGGCGCTATCTGGCTCAGTTATTCAGCTCGCTCTACTAAACAGGCGCTATGGCTGGGCTGGCTATTCGGCGTGAGTTTTTTTGGTGTTGGGGTTTCTTGGGTTTATGGCAGCATGCAAACGGTGGATACGCCAGTACTGCTCGCCATTTTGCTAACACTGATTTTCTGCTGTTCTTTAGCGCTGTTTTTTGCGTTTCAATTTTGGTTCTTCAATCGTTTTTTAAAAAATCTGCCATGGGCATTGAGTCTAATCGCACCTCTATGGTGGCTGATCAATGAATGGCTACGCGAATGGGTTCTCACAGGGCTGCCTTGGTTATATGCCGGTTACGCCGCCTTGCCGTTGGCAATGAGTCAACTGGCTGCAGTGATTGGCGTTTATGGCTTGGGCTTGGTGTTCGCCTTTTGCGCCAGCTGGTTAGTCTTGGCGGTGCGCCGGTTTCGATCCGGTGATAACCCCATTGCCAGCAAACCGCTAATTGCGGCACTGCTGTTATTTGTTATCACTAATCTATTGGGCGCACTACTTCCTGCTACTTTATGGACAAAAGACGACCAAGTACTGAAAGTTGCCGCGATCCAATCAAATATCGATCAAAAAACAAAATGGTCTAACAGCCAACAGGCCGATACGTTGAAATTCTACGCTGAAGCGCTGACGCACACAGAACGAGTCGACCTGATGCTCTGGCCAGAAGCTGCTATGACCCGGCTTGAGCAAGATATTTTTAGCTTTATTACCAGCATTGATTCTTACGCTGAATTGCAGGATACCGCGCTATTACTCGGTATTGTCAGCACCGATGGCGAACATTATTTCAACAGCCTAAAAGCCTATGGCCGCGCTGACGGTGAATACCTGAAGCAACATTTGGTGCCGTTTGGTGAATATGTACCGCTTGAGCGTTACTTGCGTGGCTTGATCCAATTTTTTGATTTACCGATGTCGACCATGCAGCCAGCACTGACGACTCAGACTCCGATCTTAGCTGAATCACGTAATGGGCCTTACTTTATTGCGCCAGTGATTTGCTATGAAGCGGCTTACCCGAACTTGGTCAGAAAGTTAGCAAAAGATGCCAATATCATCAGCGTAGTCAGTAACGATGCTTGGTTTGGCGACTCGATTGGGCCGCATCAGCACTTACAAATTACCCAGATGCGAGCGATCGAAAATGCGCGTCCAATGGTACGCGCAACCCAAAATGGTATTTCTGCCATTATTGATGCCAACGGCAATATTTTAAGCCGTTCCGCACAGTTTGTTGAAGCAACGCTGACCGGTGAGATTACCCTGCAGCAAGGCAAGACACCCTTTCAGCACTACAGTACACACAGCTTACCGATACTGGCGATGATGATATTGGTGCTGATCTATTTCCGCCATTCTACGCCGGTTCAGCGACTGGCAGCGTTGAGTTTGCAACTGGTTCAGCGCTTCAAGCGTTAG